One Streptomyces formicae genomic window, CGACGAGCTGTTCGACCCGCTGCGCGCCCGGCGCGTCAACGGCAGCGGAACCCAGCCGGGCGACCCGGACAAGGCGGCGGCCGCGGTGCTGCGCGTGGTGGCCGCCGACCAGCCCCCGACGCGCCTGCTGCTCGGCACCGACGCCCTGCGACTCGTCGAGGCAGGACGTGCCGCCTTCGAACACGAGATGCGCGCATGGGTCGACGTATCGGCCTCCACCGACTTCGACGAGGTCGGCAGGTCCGCCTGACCCCCGCGCGTTCCGTCTCCGTGCGCCCGGCCGCTCACGGCGCCGTGGACATCACCAGCTCGAGCACCTTCCGGTCCGCCTCCGCGTCCGCCCGCTCGTCGGGAGTGCCGGGGTAGGTGTCCAGGAGCACGTCGGTGGCGCCCAGCTCCGCGAGGGTCTCCAGGTCGGCGCGGATCTGGTCGGCACTGCCGTGCCCGAGCGGGCGCTCCGCCGTGTCCTCCTGCTGACCGAGCCGGATCTGCAGCCGCGGTACGAGGGCGGGGACCGGGCGGCCCGCCGCTTCCGCCTCCCTGGCGAGGCGCGGGAGCGCGTCGCGCAGCGCCTCCAGGGTCGGCATGAACGGGTGCCAGCCCTCGCCGAGGCGCGCGGCGCGGACCTGCGCGGCGGGGGAGTTGCCGCCCACCCAGACGGGCAGGTGCGGGCTCGTCGCGGGGGCGGGGGCGGTGCGGACGCCTTCGTACGAGACGTACTCGCCCCGGAAGGACGTCGGATCCTCCGCCCAGGCGGCGCGGATCGCCGCCAGGTACTCGTCGGTGATCGCGCCGCGCTCGCGGAAGGGCACGCCGAGCACCTCGTACTCGGCCGCCGACCAGCCCACCCCGGCGCCCAGGATGAACCCGGCGTCGTTCAGCCGGTCGATGTTGGCGGCCATGCGCGCGGTCTGGAGCGGATGCCGGTAGGGGATGACGGTGATGGTCGTGCCCAGGCGCAGCCCCGGCACGCGCCCCGCGAGGTGCGCGGCGAGCACGAACTGGTCGTAGAACGGCGCCGGATAGACCGTGTGGACGTCCTCGGTCACCGCGATGTGGTCGGAGATCATCGCGAACTCGAGTCCGAGGTCGCGGGCGTCGGTGGCCTGTCGTACGAGGGATTCGGGGGTCGTGCCCGAGCCGAAGTTGAGGAGATTCACGCCGTATCGCATGGGCGCAGTCTTGATGATCAAGTCCGGGCCTGTCGAACCGGGCGGAACCGACATTTCCCTTACGCGGCAAGCGTGTTGGCGCTAGTGGGGACGGACGTTCCACCCCGCCACCACGGGCCTGCCGTGCTCGGTGCTCAGTCGGCTCACCGTGCCCGTGGCCAGCAGGAACATCGATCCGCCCGAGGTGGGCAGACCGAGGCGGCGGGCCGCGAGGACGCGCAGGAAGTGGCTGTGCGCGAAGAGGACCACGCTGCCCTCGTTGTCGGCGAGCGCCGCGTCGACCTTGGCCAGCATCCGGTCGGCGCGCTCACCGACCTGGTCGGGCGTCTCGCCGGGGTGCTCGGGAGGACCGGGCGCCACGCCGTCCGTGAAGAGGTACCAGTCGGGGCGTGTGCGATGGATCTCGACCGTCGTGAGGCCCTCGTACGCGCCGTACTCCCACTCGCTCAGATCCTCGTCGACCCGCGCGTCCGCGAACCCGGCGAGCTCGGCGGTCTCCCGCGCCCGCCCGCGCGGGCTGGTGAACGCCGCGCCGATCCGGTACGTGCCGACGAGCGGCGCGAGCCTGCGCGCCTGCTCCCTGCCGTTGTCCGTCAGCGGGATGTCCGTCCAACTGGTGTGCTGCCCGGAGAGGGCCCACGGCGTCTCGCCGTGCCGGACGAGGAGCAGATCGCCCATGGTCGCGCGCATCCTGTTCTTCAGGTGGGTGGCGGAACCGTCCGGTCCCGCCACCCACGAGACTGCCACGCGGTGGAGGTCACCCGCGCGAGGGGGGCCTCGTCAGAGGCCCTGAGGCACCCGTGCGGGCCGCCCGGAGCCGCGCGTCAGGGCGTAGCCCCCGACGCCCGCGAGCGCCGCGAGGACACCGCCGCCCGCCGTCCACAGCCAGCGCGAGGACCACCAGCCGCCCGCCCAGCCGTCCTCCGGCTCGGTGACGGCCGCGGGCCGCGCCTTGTCCGAGCCCGCGCCCGGCACCAGCGGCTCGCCGAGCGTGCCGTCCACGGCCTGCGCGCCGCCCGCGTCGGTCGTGGTGACCTTCGTCCGGACGCTCAGCGGCAGACCGAGGTCGTCGGCCTTGAGGTCCCTGACCGTGAGCCGCAGGAAGTACGTGCCCGGCAGCGGATCGTTGGCCCACTGCTCCGACCAGGCCCGCACCGTGCGCAGCGAGCAGGACAGCGAGACGGACTCGGCGTCCTGCGCCACGGTCCTGGTCGGCGTGCCGAGGCGGCACGCCTGACGGCGCCTGAGGCCGTCGTACACGTCGACCTGCCAGGTGGCGGCGGCGTGCCGGG contains:
- a CDS encoding TIGR03619 family F420-dependent LLM class oxidoreductase, which codes for MRYGVNLLNFGSGTTPESLVRQATDARDLGLEFAMISDHIAVTEDVHTVYPAPFYDQFVLAAHLAGRVPGLRLGTTITVIPYRHPLQTARMAANIDRLNDAGFILGAGVGWSAAEYEVLGVPFRERGAITDEYLAAIRAAWAEDPTSFRGEYVSYEGVRTAPAPATSPHLPVWVGGNSPAAQVRAARLGEGWHPFMPTLEALRDALPRLAREAEAAGRPVPALVPRLQIRLGQQEDTAERPLGHGSADQIRADLETLAELGATDVLLDTYPGTPDERADAEADRKVLELVMSTAP
- a CDS encoding histidine phosphatase family protein → MGDLLLVRHGETPWALSGQHTSWTDIPLTDNGREQARRLAPLVGTYRIGAAFTSPRGRARETAELAGFADARVDEDLSEWEYGAYEGLTTVEIHRTRPDWYLFTDGVAPGPPEHPGETPDQVGERADRMLAKVDAALADNEGSVVLFAHSHFLRVLAARRLGLPTSGGSMFLLATGTVSRLSTEHGRPVVAGWNVRPH